The following proteins come from a genomic window of Streptococcus pneumoniae:
- the phtE gene encoding pneumococcal histidine triad protein PhtE produces MKFSKKYIAAGSAVIVSLSLCAYALNQHRSQENKDNNRVSYVDGSQSSQKSENLTPDQVSQKEGIQAEQIVIKITDQGYVTSHGDHYHYYNGKVPYDALFSEELLMKDPNYQLKDADIVNEVKGGYIIKVDGKYYVYLKDAAHADNVRTKDEINRQKQEHVKDNEKVNSNVAVARSQGRYTTNDGYVFNPADIIEDTGNAYIVPHGGHYHYIPKSDLSASELAAAKAHLAGKNMQPSQLSYSSTASDNNTQSVAKGSTSKPANKSENLQSLLKELYDSPSAQRYSESDGLVFDPAKIISRTPNGVAIPHGDHYHFIPYSKLSALEEKIARMVPISGTGSTVSTNAKPNEVVSSLGSLSSNPSSLTTSKKLSSASDGYIFNPKDIVEETATAYIVRHGDHFHYIPKSNQIGQPTLPNNSLATPSPSLPINPGTSHEKHEEDGYGFDANRIIAEDESGFVMSHGDHNHYFFKKDLTEEQIKAAQKHLEEVKTSHNGLDSLSSHEQDYPGNAKEMKDLDKKIEEKIAGIMKQYGVKRESIVVNKEKNAIIYPHGDHHHADPIDEHKPVGIGHSHSNYELFKPEEGVAKKEGNKVYTGEELTNVVNLLKNSTFNNQNFTLANGQKRVSFSFPPELEKKLGINMLVKLITPDGKVLEKVSGKVFGEGVGNIANFELDQPYLPGQTFKYTIASKDYPEVSYDGTFTVPTSLAYKMASQTIFYPFHAGDTYLRVNPQFAVPKGTDALVRVFDEFHGNAYLENNYKVGEIKLPIPKLNQGTTRTAGNKIPVTFMANAYLDNQSTYIVEVPILEKENQTDKPSILPQFKRNKAQENSKLDEKVEEPKTSEKVEKEKLPETGNSTSDSTLEEVPTVDPVQEKVAKFAESYGMKLENVLFNMDGTIELYLPSGEVIKKNMADFTGEAPQGNGENKPSETGKVSTGTVENQPTENKPADSLPEAPNEKPVKPENSTDNGMLNPEGNVGSDPMLDPALEEAPAVDPVQEKLEKFTASYGLGLDSVIFNMDGTIELRLPSGEVIKKNLSDLIA; encoded by the coding sequence ATGAAATTTAGTAAAAAATATATAGCAGCTGGATCAGCTGTTATCGTATCCTTGAGTCTATGTGCCTATGCACTAAACCAGCATCGTTCGCAGGAAAATAAGGACAATAATCGTGTCTCTTATGTGGATGGCAGCCAGTCAAGTCAGAAAAGTGAAAACTTGACACCAGACCAGGTTAGCCAGAAAGAAGGAATTCAGGCTGAGCAAATTGTAATCAAAATTACAGATCAGGGCTATGTAACGTCACACGGTGACCACTATCATTACTATAATGGGAAAGTTCCTTATGATGCCCTCTTTAGTGAAGAACTCTTGATGAAGGATCCAAACTATCAACTTAAAGACGCTGATATTGTCAATGAAGTCAAGGGTGGTTATATCATCAAGGTCGATGGAAAATATTATGTCTACCTGAAAGATGCAGCTCATGCTGATAATGTTCGAACTAAAGATGAAATCAATCGTCAAAAACAAGAACATGTCAAAGATAATGAGAAGGTTAACTCTAATGTTGCTGTAGCAAGGTCTCAGGGACGATATACGACAAATGATGGTTATGTCTTTAATCCAGCTGATATTATCGAAGATACGGGTAATGCTTATATCGTTCCTCATGGAGGTCACTATCACTACATTCCCAAAAGCGATTTATCTGCTAGTGAATTAGCAGCAGCTAAAGCACATCTGGCTGGAAAAAATATGCAACCGAGTCAGTTAAGCTATTCTTCAACAGCTAGTGACAATAACACGCAATCTGTAGCAAAAGGATCAACTAGCAAGCCAGCAAATAAATCTGAAAATCTCCAGAGTCTTTTGAAGGAACTCTATGATTCACCTAGCGCCCAACGTTACAGTGAATCAGATGGCCTGGTCTTTGACCCTGCTAAGATTATCAGTCGTACACCAAATGGAGTTGCGATTCCGCATGGCGACCATTACCACTTTATTCCTTACAGCAAGCTTTCTGCCTTAGAAGAAAAGATTGCCAGAATGGTGCCTATCAGTGGAACTGGTTCTACAGTTTCTACAAATGCAAAACCTAATGAAGTAGTGTCTAGTCTAGGCAGTCTTTCAAGCAATCCTTCTTCTTTAACGACAAGTAAGAAACTCTCTTCAGCATCTGATGGTTATATTTTTAATCCAAAAGATATCGTTGAAGAAACGGCTACAGCTTATATTGTAAGACATGGTGATCATTTCCATTACATTCCAAAATCAAATCAAATTGGGCAACCGACTCTTCCAAACAATAGTCTAGCAACACCTTCTCCATCTCTTCCAATCAATCCAGGAACTTCACATGAGAAACATGAAGAAGATGGATACGGATTTGATGCTAATCGTATTATCGCTGAAGATGAATCAGGTTTTGTCATGAGTCACGGAGACCACAATCATTATTTCTTCAAGAAGGACTTGACAGAAGAGCAAATTAAGGCTGCGCAAAAACATTTAGAGGAAGTTAAAACTAGTCATAATGGATTAGATTCTTTGTCATCTCATGAACAGGATTATCCAGGTAATGCCAAAGAAATGAAAGATTTAGATAAAAAAATCGAAGAAAAAATTGCTGGCATTATGAAACAATATGGTGTCAAACGTGAAAGTATTGTCGTGAATAAAGAAAAAAATGCGATTATTTATCCGCATGGAGATCACCATCATGCAGATCCGATTGATGAACATAAACCGGTTGGAATTGGTCATTCTCACAGTAACTATGAACTGTTTAAACCCGAAGAAGGAGTTGCTAAAAAAGAAGGGAATAAAGTTTATACTGGAGAAGAATTAACGAATGTTGTTAATTTGTTAAAAAATAGTACGTTTAATAATCAAAACTTTACTCTAGCCAATGGTCAAAAACGCGTTTCTTTTAGTTTTCCGCCTGAATTGGAAAAAAAATTAGGTATCAATATGCTAGTAAAATTAATAACACCAGATGGAAAAGTATTGGAGAAAGTATCTGGTAAAGTATTTGGAGAAGGAGTAGGGAATATTGCAAACTTTGAATTAGATCAACCTTATTTACCAGGACAAACATTTAAGTATACTATCGCTTCAAAAGATTATCCAGAAGTAAGTTATGATGGTACATTTACAGTTCCAACCTCTTTAGCTTACAAAATGGCCAGTCAAACGATTTTCTATCCTTTCCATGCAGGGGATACTTATTTAAGAGTGAACCCTCAATTTGCAGTGCCTAAAGGAACTGATGCTTTAGTCAGAGTGTTTGATGAATTTCATGGAAATGCTTATTTAGAAAATAACTATAAAGTTGGTGAAATTAAATTACCGATTCCGAAATTAAACCAAGGAACAACCAGAACGGCCGGAAATAAAATTCCTGTAACCTTCATGGCAAATGCTTATTTGGACAATCAATCGACTTATATTGTGGAAGTACCTATCTTGGAAAAAGAAAATCAAACTGATAAACCAAGTATTCTACCACAATTTAAAAGGAATAAAGCACAAGAAAACTCAAAACTTGATGAAAAGGTAGAAGAACCAAAGACTAGTGAGAAGGTAGAAAAAGAAAAGCTTCCTGAAACTGGGAACAGTACTAGTGATTCAACGTTAGAAGAAGTTCCTACAGTGGATCCTGTACAAGAAAAAGTAGCAAAATTTGCTGAAAGTTATGGGATGAAGCTAGAAAATGTCTTGTTTAATATGGACGGAACAATTGAATTATATTTACCATCGGGAGAAGTCATTAAAAAGAATATGGCAGATTTTACAGGAGAAGCACCTCAAGGAAATGGTGAAAATAAACCATCTGAAACTGGAAAAGTATCTACTGGAACAGTTGAGAACCAACCAACAGAAAATAAACCAGCAGATTCTTTACCAGAGGCACCAAACGAAAAACCTGTAAAACCAGAAAACTCAACGGATAATGGAATGTTGAATCCAGAAGGGAATGTGGGGAGTGACCCTATGTTAGATCCAGCATTAGAGGAAGCTCCAGCAGTAGATCCTGTACAAGAAAAATTAGAAAAATTTACAGCTAGTTACGGATTAGGCTTAGATAGTGTTATATTCAATATGGATGGAACGATTGAATTAAGATTGCCAAGTGGAGAAGTGATAAAAAAGAATTTATCTGATCTCATAGCGTAA
- the phtD gene encoding pneumococcal histidine triad protein PhtD — protein MKINKKYVAGSVAVLALSVCSYELGRYQAGQDKKESNRVAYIDGDQAGQKAENLTPDEVSKREGINAEQIVIKITDQGYVTSHGDHYHYYNGKVPYDAIISEELLMKDPNYQLKDSDIVNEIKGGYVIKVNGKYYVYLKDAAHADNIRTKEEIKRQKQEHSHNHGGGSNDQAVVAARAQGRYTTDDGYIFNASDIIEDTGDAYIVPHGNHFHYIPKSDLSASELAAAQAYWNGKQGSRPSSSSSHNANPAQPRLSENHNLTVTPTYHQNQGENISSLLRELYAKPLSERHVESDGLIFDPAQITSRTARGVAVPHGNHYHFIPYEQMSELEKRIARIIPLRYRSNHWVPDSRPEQPSPQPTPEPSPSPQPAPSNPIDEKLVKEAVRKVGDGYVFEENGVSRYIPAKDLSAETAAGIDSKLAKQESLSHKLGSKKTDLPSSDREFYNKAYDLLARIHQDLLDNKGRQVDFEALDNLLERLKDVSSDKVKLVDDILAFLAPIRHPERLGKPNAQITYTDDEIQVAKLAGKYTTEDGYIFDPRDITSDEGDAYVTPHMTHSHWIKKDSLSEAERAAAQAYAKEKGLTPPSTDHQDSGNTEAKGAEAIYNRVKAAKKVPLDRMPYNLQYTVEVKNGSLIIPHYDHYHNIKFEWFDEGLYEAPKGYTLEDLLATVKYYVEHPNERPHSDNGFGNASDHVQRNKNGQADTNQTEKPQTEKPEEDKEHDEVSEPTHPESDEKENHAGLNPSADNLYKPSTDTEETEEEAEDTTDEAEIPQVEHSVINAKIAEAEALLEKVTDSSIRQNAMETLTGLKSSLLLGTKDNNTISAEVDSLLALLKESQPAPIQ, from the coding sequence ATGAAAATCAATAAAAAATATGTAGCAGGTTCAGTGGCAGTTCTTGCCCTAAGTGTTTGTTCCTATGAACTTGGGCGTTACCAAGCTGGTCAGGATAAGAAAGAGTCTAATCGAGTTGCTTATATAGATGGTGATCAGGCTGGTCAAAAGGCAGAAAATTTGACACCAGATGAAGTCAGTAAGAGGGAGGGGATCAACGCCGAACAAATCGTCATCAAGATTACGGATCAAGGTTATGTGACCTCTCATGGAGACCATTATCATTACTATAATGGCAAGGTCCCTTATGATGCCATCATCAGTGAAGAGCTCCTCATGAAAGATCCGAATTATCAGTTGAAGGATTCAGACATTGTCAATGAAATCAAGGGTGGTTATGTCATTAAGGTAAACGGTAAATACTATGTTTACCTTAAGGATGCAGCTCATGCGGATAATATTCGGACAAAAGAAGAGATTAAACGTCAGAAGCAGGAACACAGTCATAATCACGGGGGTGGTTCTAACGATCAAGCAGTAGTTGCAGCCAGAGCCCAAGGACGCTACACCACAGATGATGGGTATATCTTCAATGCATCTGATATCATTGAGGACACGGGTGATGCTTATATTGTCCCTCACGGCAATCACTTCCACTATATTCCTAAGAGTGATTTGTCTGCCAGTGAATTAGCTGCTGCCCAAGCCTATTGGAATGGGAAGCAGGGATCTCGTCCTTCTTCAAGTTCTAGTCATAATGCAAATCCAGCTCAACCAAGATTGTCAGAGAACCACAATCTGACTGTCACTCCAACTTATCATCAAAATCAAGGGGAAAACATTTCAAGCCTTTTACGTGAATTGTATGCTAAACCCTTATCAGAACGCCATGTGGAATCTGATGGCCTTATTTTCGACCCAGCGCAAATCACAAGTCGAACCGCCAGAGGTGTAGCTGTCCCTCATGGTAACCATTACCACTTTATCCCTTATGAACAAATGTCTGAATTGGAAAAACGAATTGCTCGTATTATTCCCCTTCGTTATCGTTCAAACCATTGGGTACCAGATTCAAGACCAGAACAACCAAGTCCACAACCGACTCCAGAACCTAGTCCAAGTCCGCAACCAGCTCCAAGCAATCCAATTGATGAGAAATTGGTCAAAGAAGCTGTTCGAAAAGTAGGCGATGGTTATGTCTTTGAGGAGAATGGAGTTTCTCGTTATATCCCAGCCAAGGATCTTTCAGCAGAAACAGCAGCAGGCATTGATAGCAAACTGGCCAAGCAGGAAAGTTTATCTCATAAGCTAGGATCTAAGAAAACTGACCTCCCATCTAGTGATAGAGAATTTTACAATAAGGCTTATGACTTACTAGCAAGAATTCACCAAGATTTACTTGATAATAAAGGTCGACAAGTTGATTTTGAGGCTTTGGATAACCTGTTGGAACGACTCAAGGATGTCTCAAGTGATAAAGTCAAGTTAGTGGATGATATTCTTGCCTTCTTAGCTCCGATTCGTCATCCAGAACGTTTAGGAAAACCAAATGCGCAAATTACCTACACTGATGATGAGATTCAAGTAGCCAAGTTGGCAGGCAAGTACACAACAGAAGACGGTTATATCTTTGATCCTCGTGATATAACCAGTGATGAGGGGGATGCCTATGTAACTCCACATATGACCCATAGCCACTGGATTAAAAAAGATAGTTTGTCTGAAGCTGAGAGAGCGGCAGCCCAGGCTTATGCTAAAGAGAAAGGTTTGACCCCTCCTTCGACAGATCATCAGGATTCAGGAAATACTGAGGCAAAAGGAGCAGAAGCTATCTACAACCGCGTGAAAGCAGCTAAGAAGGTGCCACTTGATCGTATGCCTTACAATCTTCAATATACTGTAGAAGTCAAAAACGGTAGTTTAATCATACCTCATTATGACCATTACCATAACATCAAATTTGAGTGGTTTGACGAAGGCCTTTATGAGGCACCTAAGGGGTATACTCTTGAGGATCTTTTGGCGACTGTCAAGTACTATGTCGAACATCCAAACGAACGTCCGCATTCAGATAATGGTTTTGGTAACGCTAGCGACCATGTTCAAAGAAACAAAAATGGTCAAGCTGATACCAATCAAACGGAGAAACCTCAGACAGAAAAACCTGAGGAAGATAAGGAACATGATGAAGTAAGTGAGCCAACTCACCCTGAATCTGATGAAAAAGAGAATCACGCTGGTTTAAATCCTTCAGCAGATAATCTTTATAAACCAAGCACTGATACGGAAGAGACAGAGGAAGAAGCTGAAGATACTACAGATGAGGCTGAAATTCCTCAAGTAGAGCATTCTGTTATTAACGCTAAGATAGCAGAGGCGGAGGCCTTGCTAGAAAAAGTAACAGATTCTAGTATTAGACAAAATGCTATGGAGACATTGACTGGTCTAAAAAGTAGTCTTCTTCTCGGAACGAAAGATAATAATACTATTTCAGCAGAAGTAGATAGTCTCTTGGCTTTGTTAAAAGAAAGTCAACCGGCTCCTATACAGTAG